A DNA window from Solanum lycopersicum chromosome 3, SLM_r2.1 contains the following coding sequences:
- the LOC101249608 gene encoding shaggy-related protein kinase eta isoform X3 has product MSAPVMDVNGGVTGHIISTTIGGKNGEPKQTVSYMAERIVGTGSFGVVFQAKCLENGETVAIKKVLQDRRYKNRELQLMRTMDNPNVVSLKHCFYSTTSKNELFLNLVMEYVPETMYRMLKHYSNMNQRMPLIYVKLYTYQVFRGLAYMHTVADVCHRDLKPQNILVDPVTHQVKICDFGSAKVLVKGEANISYICSRFYRAPELIFGATEYTTSIDIWSAGCVLAELLLGQPLFPGENAVDQLVEIIKVLGTPTREEIRCMNPNYTDFRFPQIKAHPWHKVFHKRMPPEAIDLASRLLQYSPSLRCNALEACAHPFFDELREPNARLPHGRQLPPLFNFKQELAGASPDLINRLIPDHIKRQMGLHLFTTRDDMT; this is encoded by the exons ATGTCTGCTCCTGTTATGGATGTGAATGGGGGAGTCACGGGTCATATAATTTCCACTACCATCGGAGGTAAAAATGGTGAGCCAAAGCAG ACAGTCAGCTACATGGCTGAACGTATTGTGGGGACTGGATCATTTGGAGTTGTTTTTCAG GCAAAATGCCTGGAAAATGGGGAGACAGTTGCGATAAAGAAGGTTTTACAAGATCGTAGATACAAGAATCGTGAACTACAGTTGATGCGTACTATGGATAACCCAAATGTTGTTTCTTTGAAGCATTGCTTCTATTCGACTACTAGTAAAAATGAGCTTTTTCTCAATTTGGTGATGGAATATGTCCCGGAAACCATGTATCGCATGTTGAAGCATTACAGCAATATGAACCAAAGAATGCCACTCATCTATGTTAAGCTTTACACGTATCAA GTATTTAGGGGGCTGGCATACATGCACACTGTTGCTGACGTTTGCCACCGAGACTTAAAACCTCAGAATATTTTG GTAGACCCTGTTACCCATCAAGtgaaaatttgtgattttggaAGTGCAAAAGTGCTG GTTAAAGGTGAAGCAAACATCTCATACATCTGCTCACGGTTTTATCGGGCTCCTGAACTTATATTCGGTGCAACAGAGTATACGACCTCTATTGATATCTGGTCAGCTGGTTGTGTCCTTGCAGAGCTTCTCCTAGGCCAG CCATTATTTCCAGGAGAAAATGCTGTCGATCAGCTTGTTGAGATAATCAAG GTACTTGGAACACCAACGAGAGAGGAAATTCGTTGTATGAATCCAAATTACACTGATTTTCGGTTTCCACAAATCAAAGCACACCCTTGGCATAAG GTATTCCACAAACGAATGCCGCCTGAAGCTATTGACCTTGCTTCACGTCTATTGCAGTACTCACCTAGTCTTCGTTGCAATGCT CTTGAAGCATGTGCGCATCCTTTCTTTGACGAGCTTCGAGAACCCAATGCACGCCTTCCCCATGGCCGGCAATTGCCGCCTCTTTTCAATTTTAAGCAGGAG TTGGCTGGTGCTTCTCCAGACCTCATTAACAGGTTGATACCAGATCATATAAAAAGGCAAATGGGACTGCATCTTTTCACGACCCGTGATGACATGACATAA
- the LOC101249608 gene encoding shaggy-related protein kinase eta isoform X2, with product MILLEMSAPVMDVNGGVTGHIISTTIGGKNGEPKQTVSYMAERIVGTGSFGVVFQAKCLENGETVAIKKVLQDRRYKNRELQLMRTMDNPNVVSLKHCFYSTTSKNELFLNLVMEYVPETMYRMLKHYSNMNQRMPLIYVKLYTYQVFRGLAYMHTVADVCHRDLKPQNILVDPVTHQVKICDFGSAKVLVKGEANISYICSRFYRAPELIFGATEYTTSIDIWSAGCVLAELLLGQPLFPGENAVDQLVEIIKVLGTPTREEIRCMNPNYTDFRFPQIKAHPWHKVFHKRMPPEAIDLASRLLQYSPSLRCNALEACAHPFFDELREPNARLPHGRQLPPLFNFKQELAGASPDLINRLIPDHIKRQMGLHLFTTRDDMT from the exons ATGATACTTTTG GAGATGTCTGCTCCTGTTATGGATGTGAATGGGGGAGTCACGGGTCATATAATTTCCACTACCATCGGAGGTAAAAATGGTGAGCCAAAGCAG ACAGTCAGCTACATGGCTGAACGTATTGTGGGGACTGGATCATTTGGAGTTGTTTTTCAG GCAAAATGCCTGGAAAATGGGGAGACAGTTGCGATAAAGAAGGTTTTACAAGATCGTAGATACAAGAATCGTGAACTACAGTTGATGCGTACTATGGATAACCCAAATGTTGTTTCTTTGAAGCATTGCTTCTATTCGACTACTAGTAAAAATGAGCTTTTTCTCAATTTGGTGATGGAATATGTCCCGGAAACCATGTATCGCATGTTGAAGCATTACAGCAATATGAACCAAAGAATGCCACTCATCTATGTTAAGCTTTACACGTATCAA GTATTTAGGGGGCTGGCATACATGCACACTGTTGCTGACGTTTGCCACCGAGACTTAAAACCTCAGAATATTTTG GTAGACCCTGTTACCCATCAAGtgaaaatttgtgattttggaAGTGCAAAAGTGCTG GTTAAAGGTGAAGCAAACATCTCATACATCTGCTCACGGTTTTATCGGGCTCCTGAACTTATATTCGGTGCAACAGAGTATACGACCTCTATTGATATCTGGTCAGCTGGTTGTGTCCTTGCAGAGCTTCTCCTAGGCCAG CCATTATTTCCAGGAGAAAATGCTGTCGATCAGCTTGTTGAGATAATCAAG GTACTTGGAACACCAACGAGAGAGGAAATTCGTTGTATGAATCCAAATTACACTGATTTTCGGTTTCCACAAATCAAAGCACACCCTTGGCATAAG GTATTCCACAAACGAATGCCGCCTGAAGCTATTGACCTTGCTTCACGTCTATTGCAGTACTCACCTAGTCTTCGTTGCAATGCT CTTGAAGCATGTGCGCATCCTTTCTTTGACGAGCTTCGAGAACCCAATGCACGCCTTCCCCATGGCCGGCAATTGCCGCCTCTTTTCAATTTTAAGCAGGAG TTGGCTGGTGCTTCTCCAGACCTCATTAACAGGTTGATACCAGATCATATAAAAAGGCAAATGGGACTGCATCTTTTCACGACCCGTGATGACATGACATAA
- the LOC101249608 gene encoding shaggy-related protein kinase eta isoform X1 has product MADDKEMSAPVMDVNGGVTGHIISTTIGGKNGEPKQTVSYMAERIVGTGSFGVVFQAKCLENGETVAIKKVLQDRRYKNRELQLMRTMDNPNVVSLKHCFYSTTSKNELFLNLVMEYVPETMYRMLKHYSNMNQRMPLIYVKLYTYQVFRGLAYMHTVADVCHRDLKPQNILVDPVTHQVKICDFGSAKVLVKGEANISYICSRFYRAPELIFGATEYTTSIDIWSAGCVLAELLLGQPLFPGENAVDQLVEIIKVLGTPTREEIRCMNPNYTDFRFPQIKAHPWHKVFHKRMPPEAIDLASRLLQYSPSLRCNALEACAHPFFDELREPNARLPHGRQLPPLFNFKQELAGASPDLINRLIPDHIKRQMGLHLFTTRDDMT; this is encoded by the exons ATGGCTGATGATAAG GAGATGTCTGCTCCTGTTATGGATGTGAATGGGGGAGTCACGGGTCATATAATTTCCACTACCATCGGAGGTAAAAATGGTGAGCCAAAGCAG ACAGTCAGCTACATGGCTGAACGTATTGTGGGGACTGGATCATTTGGAGTTGTTTTTCAG GCAAAATGCCTGGAAAATGGGGAGACAGTTGCGATAAAGAAGGTTTTACAAGATCGTAGATACAAGAATCGTGAACTACAGTTGATGCGTACTATGGATAACCCAAATGTTGTTTCTTTGAAGCATTGCTTCTATTCGACTACTAGTAAAAATGAGCTTTTTCTCAATTTGGTGATGGAATATGTCCCGGAAACCATGTATCGCATGTTGAAGCATTACAGCAATATGAACCAAAGAATGCCACTCATCTATGTTAAGCTTTACACGTATCAA GTATTTAGGGGGCTGGCATACATGCACACTGTTGCTGACGTTTGCCACCGAGACTTAAAACCTCAGAATATTTTG GTAGACCCTGTTACCCATCAAGtgaaaatttgtgattttggaAGTGCAAAAGTGCTG GTTAAAGGTGAAGCAAACATCTCATACATCTGCTCACGGTTTTATCGGGCTCCTGAACTTATATTCGGTGCAACAGAGTATACGACCTCTATTGATATCTGGTCAGCTGGTTGTGTCCTTGCAGAGCTTCTCCTAGGCCAG CCATTATTTCCAGGAGAAAATGCTGTCGATCAGCTTGTTGAGATAATCAAG GTACTTGGAACACCAACGAGAGAGGAAATTCGTTGTATGAATCCAAATTACACTGATTTTCGGTTTCCACAAATCAAAGCACACCCTTGGCATAAG GTATTCCACAAACGAATGCCGCCTGAAGCTATTGACCTTGCTTCACGTCTATTGCAGTACTCACCTAGTCTTCGTTGCAATGCT CTTGAAGCATGTGCGCATCCTTTCTTTGACGAGCTTCGAGAACCCAATGCACGCCTTCCCCATGGCCGGCAATTGCCGCCTCTTTTCAATTTTAAGCAGGAG TTGGCTGGTGCTTCTCCAGACCTCATTAACAGGTTGATACCAGATCATATAAAAAGGCAAATGGGACTGCATCTTTTCACGACCCGTGATGACATGACATAA
- the LOC101248077 gene encoding probable LRR receptor-like serine/threonine-protein kinase At3g47570 isoform X2 yields MEKAFTLFLLTMLHYVMTQTNITTDQLALLSLKSQIISDPFHFLNESWTPAISVCRWVGVTCGSRHQRVKSLNLSNMALTGRIPRNFGNLTFLGSLDLGSNNFQGYLPQEMAYLHRLKFLDLSFNNFRGEIPCWFGFLHQLKVVNLGNNSFIGSIPSSFSNISTLETLNLNFNSIEGEIPEVIGSLINLRVLSLYGNNLIGSIPSSLSNASRLEALDLSRNLLQGNIPEGIGNLHKMKLLSIQHNKLTGSIPFTIFNISRIEVIAFTDNSLSGNLPNGLCNSLSILNGLYLSTNKLRGHMPTSFSNCSQLHVLDLSGNEFDGRIHSEIGRLSNLQILYLGANHFTGIIPQEFGNLANLVDLGMEDNKISGSIPINLFNISSLQRFGLWRNNLNGSLPREIGNLTKIQILDLRENTFTGEIPKEISNMMELEVLSLGLNSFSGSLQIEMFNSTSRLRIMALTNNNLSGTLPSNIDSVLPNIEELYLGKLTNLVGTIPHSISNCSKLTNLELSNNKLTGLIPNSLGYLANLQFLNLASNNLTSDSSFSFLTSLTNCRKLTILFLSSNPINGMLPVSAGNLSTSLTMFYASSCNIKGRIPNEVGNLRNLLALDLSGNNLVGSIPASIGNLRNLQRFNLSDNKLTGFIGDNICKLQNLGAIYLGQNQLLGSLPNCLGNVTSLRLIHLGSNKLISNIPPSLGNLKDLMELDLSSNNMVGSLPPEIGNLKAVTHVDLSMNQFSKGIPREIGALQNLEYLSLRHNKLQGSIPDSFSNMVSLGYLDISHNNVSGTIPMSLEKLQYLKYFNVSVNKLYGEIPSGGPFKNLSSQFFIDNEALCGSSRFSVPPCPTSSKHRSNRKKMLVLFLVLGIALVLVPIIFLFVWIRYTRVKSDPQQADSLSTATTERISYYELLQATESLSESNLIGSGSFGSVYKGVLRSGTAIAAKVFNLQLEAAFKSFDTECEVLRSLRHRNLVKVITSCSNLDFKALVLQYMPNGSLDKYLYSHNYFLDISQRLSIMIDVACALEYLHHGCSSPVIHCDLKPSNVLLDEDMVAHLSDFGISKLLGEDENDLYTKTLATFGYIAPEYGMDGLVSIKCDVYSYGIMLLETFTRRKPSEFEGDLSLKQWVSYSLPEAVMNVVDANLVTPMDHRLQKKLHIVASIMKVALDCCVESPATRTNMKDVVGMLQKIKIQLLAC; encoded by the exons ATGGAGAAAGCCTTCACTCTTTTTCTCTTAACAATGCTTCACTATGTTATGACCCAAACCAACATTACTACTGATCAATTAGCTCTTCTCTCTTTGAAATCTCAAATCATTTCGGATCCCTTTCACTTCTTGAATGAAAGCTGGACTCCCGCTATTTCTGTTTGTCGTTGGGTAGGAGTCACTTGTGGTTCTCGTCACCAGCGAGTGAAGTCCTTGAATCTTTCCAACATGGCTCTTACGGGCAGGATTCCGCGTAATTTTGGAAACCTCACATTTCTTGGTTCACTTGACTTGGGAAGCAACAATTTCCAGGGATATTTGCCTCAAGAAATGGCATATTTGCATCGGCTTAAGTTTCTTGATTTAAGTTTCAACAACTTTAGAGGGGAAATTCCTTGTTGGTTTGGGTTTTTACACCAACTTAAAGTTGTAAATCTTGGAAATAATAGTTTCATTGGTTCCATCCCTTCTTCATTTTCTAATATTTCCACACTTGAGACTTTGAATCTGAATTTCAATTCCATTGAGGGTGAAATCCCAGAAGTGATTGGTAGTCTTATAAACCTGAGAGTTTTAAGCTTGTATGGAAATAATCTCATAGGTTCTATTCCATCGTCACTCTCGAATGCCTCAAGGTTGGAAGCTTTAGATTTATCTCGTAATTTACTTCAAGGGAACATTCCAGAAGGGATTGGCAATCTACACAAGATGAAATTGTTGTCCATACAACATAATAAACTTACGGGTTCTATACCATTCacaattttcaatatttctagAATCGAAGTAATTGCATTTACAGACAATAGCTTATCAGGAAATCTTCCCAATGGTTTATGTAATAGTCTCTCCATACTCAATGGGCTTTATCTATCCACAAACAAACTTCGTGGTCATATGCCTACAAGCTTTTCAAACTGTTCACAACTTCACGTACTGGATTTATCAGGCAACGAGTTTGACGGACGAATACATAGTGAAATTGGAAGATTGAGTAACTTGCAGATATTGTATCTTGGAGCTAATCATTTCACAG GAATAATTCCACAAGAGTTTGGGAATCTTGCTAACTTGGTGGATTTAGGCATGGAGGATAACAAGATTAGCGGCTCTATCCCGATCAACCTATTCAATATCTCCTCACTGCAACGTTTTGGACTATGGCGGAACAATCTCAACGGATCCTTACCACGAGAGATTGGCAACTTAACCAAGATACAGATCCTAGATCTTAGAGAAAATACATTTACTG GTGAAATACCCAAAGAGATAAGCAATATGATGGAGTTGGAGGTACTTAGTCTGGGGTTAAATAGTTTCAGTGGTTCACTTCAAATAGAGATGTTCAACAGTACTTCACGATTGAGGATAATGGCTCTTACAAACAATAATCTATCAGGAACTCTACCATCAAACATAGATTCTGTATTACCCAACATTGAAGAGCTTTATTTGGGTAAGTTAACCAATCTTGTTGGGACTATACCTCATTCTATTTCCAACTGTTCAAAACTTACTAATCTAGAGCTTTCAAACAATAAACTCACTGGCTTGATTCCCAATTCTCTTGGATATTTGGCTAATCTACAGTTCCTAAACTTGGCATCAAACAATTTAACAAGTGACTCATCATTTAGCTTCCTCACTTCCTTAACCAATTGTAGAAAGTTAACAATTCTTTTTCTATCTTCAAACCCTATAAACGGCATGCTTCCAGTATCTGCGGGAAACCTTTCCACTTCTCTTACAATGTTTTACGCCAGTTCTTGCAATATTAAAGGGCGAATTCCTAATGAAGTTGGGAACTTAAGAAACTTATTAGCGCTTGATCTTTCTGGAAACAACTTAGTTGGATCAATTCCCGCGTCAATTGGCAACTTAAGAAACCTTCAGCGCTTCAACTTGAGTGACAACAAACTTACAGGATTTATTGGAgataatatttgtaaattgcAGAATTTGGGTGCTATTTACTTGGGACAAAATCAACTTTTAGGATCTCTTCCTAATTGTTTAGGGAATGTTACTTCCCTTAGATTGATACATCTTGGTTCCAATAAATTGATTTCCAATATACCACCAAGCTTAGGGAATCTTAAGGATTTAATGGAGCTTGACTTGTCCTCAAACAACATGGTTGGTTCTTTACCACCAGAAATTGGAAATCTAAAAGCTGTGACACATGTAGATCTGTCGATGAATCAATTCTCAAAAGGAATTCCTAGGGAAATTGGAgcattgcaaaatttggagtaCCTTTCTTTGAGGCACAACAAGTTGCAAGGATCTATACCTGACTCATTCAGCAACATGGTAAGTTTGGGATACCTAGACATTTCACATAATAATGTATCGGGAACTATACCCATGTCTTTGGAGAAACTACAATACCTCAAGTATTTCAATGTTTCTGTCAACAAGCTGTACGGTGAAATACCCTCGGGGGGTCCTTTCAAGAACCTCTCGAGTCAATTTTTCATCGACAATGAAGCATTGTGTGGTTCTTCAAGGTTTAGTGTTCCACCGTGCCCCACATCATCAAAGCATAGatcaaataggaaaaaaatgcTTGTTCTATTTCTTGTGCTGGGAATCGCACTTGTACTGGTTCCTATTATCTTTCTGTTTGTATGGATAAGGTATACAAGAGTTAAAAGTGATCCTCAACAAGCTGATTCATTGTCTACCGCAACAACAGAAAGAATTTCATACTATGAACTGCTCCAAGCAACTGAGTCACTTAGCGAGAGTAATCTGATTGGTTCTGGAAGTTTTGGCTCTGTTTACAAAGGCGTTCTCAGAAGTGGGACTGCCATTGCAGCTAAAGTGTTCAATCTGCAACTGGAAGCGGCATTCAAGAGTTTTGATACAGAATGTGAAGTTTTGCGCAGCCTTCGCCATAGGAATCTCGTGAAAGTCATCACTAGTTGCTCCAACCTTGATTTTAAGGCTTTAGTGCTCCAGTATATGCCTAATGGAAGTCTTGACAAGTATTTGTATTCGCACAACTACTTCCTAGACATCAGCCAGAGATTAAGCATTATGATAGATGTGGCATGTGCGTTGGAATATCTCCATCACGGATGCTCCTCGCCCGTGATTCACTGTGATCTAAAGCCTAGTAACGTCTTGCTGGATGAGGATATGGTTGCCCACCTAAGTGACTTTGGTATTTCAAAACTGCTCGGTGAAGATGAGAACGATTTATACACTAAAACCTTAGCAACATTTGGTTATATAGCACCGG AGTATGGAATGGATGGACTGGTGTCAATAAAATGTGATGTCTATAGTTATGGGATTATGTTGCTGGAAACATTTACTAGGAGAAAGCCTAGTGAGTTTGAGGGAGATCTTAGCTTGAAGCAATGGGTGAGTTATTCACTCCCAGAGGCAGTAATGAACGTTGTAGATGCCAATTTGGTAACACCAATGGATCATCGCTTACAGAAGAAGCTACATATCGTTGCATCAATCATGAAAGTGGCATTAGATTGTTGTGTTGAATCTCCGGCAACAAGGACAAACATGAAAGATGTTGTAGGGATGCTACAGAAGATCAAGATTCAACTTCTTGCATGTTGA
- the LOC101248077 gene encoding probable LRR receptor-like serine/threonine-protein kinase At3g47570 isoform X1 — MEKAFTLFLLTMLHYVMTQTNITTDQLALLSLKSQIISDPFHFLNESWTPAISVCRWVGVTCGSRHQRVKSLNLSNMALTGRIPRNFGNLTFLGSLDLGSNNFQGYLPQEMAYLHRLKFLDLSFNNFRGEIPCWFGFLHQLKVVNLGNNSFIGSIPSSFSNISTLETLNLNFNSIEGEIPEVIGSLINLRVLSLYGNNLIGSIPSSLSNASRLEALDLSRNLLQGNIPEGIGNLHKMKLLSIQHNKLTGSIPFTIFNISRIEVIAFTDNSLSGNLPNGLCNSLSILNGLYLSTNKLRGHMPTSFSNCSQLHVLDLSGNEFDGRIHSEIGRLSNLQILYLGANHFTGTIPSYKIINSFMNTCIVELEPAGIIPQEFGNLANLVDLGMEDNKISGSIPINLFNISSLQRFGLWRNNLNGSLPREIGNLTKIQILDLRENTFTGEIPKEISNMMELEVLSLGLNSFSGSLQIEMFNSTSRLRIMALTNNNLSGTLPSNIDSVLPNIEELYLGKLTNLVGTIPHSISNCSKLTNLELSNNKLTGLIPNSLGYLANLQFLNLASNNLTSDSSFSFLTSLTNCRKLTILFLSSNPINGMLPVSAGNLSTSLTMFYASSCNIKGRIPNEVGNLRNLLALDLSGNNLVGSIPASIGNLRNLQRFNLSDNKLTGFIGDNICKLQNLGAIYLGQNQLLGSLPNCLGNVTSLRLIHLGSNKLISNIPPSLGNLKDLMELDLSSNNMVGSLPPEIGNLKAVTHVDLSMNQFSKGIPREIGALQNLEYLSLRHNKLQGSIPDSFSNMVSLGYLDISHNNVSGTIPMSLEKLQYLKYFNVSVNKLYGEIPSGGPFKNLSSQFFIDNEALCGSSRFSVPPCPTSSKHRSNRKKMLVLFLVLGIALVLVPIIFLFVWIRYTRVKSDPQQADSLSTATTERISYYELLQATESLSESNLIGSGSFGSVYKGVLRSGTAIAAKVFNLQLEAAFKSFDTECEVLRSLRHRNLVKVITSCSNLDFKALVLQYMPNGSLDKYLYSHNYFLDISQRLSIMIDVACALEYLHHGCSSPVIHCDLKPSNVLLDEDMVAHLSDFGISKLLGEDENDLYTKTLATFGYIAPEYGMDGLVSIKCDVYSYGIMLLETFTRRKPSEFEGDLSLKQWVSYSLPEAVMNVVDANLVTPMDHRLQKKLHIVASIMKVALDCCVESPATRTNMKDVVGMLQKIKIQLLAC; from the exons ATGGAGAAAGCCTTCACTCTTTTTCTCTTAACAATGCTTCACTATGTTATGACCCAAACCAACATTACTACTGATCAATTAGCTCTTCTCTCTTTGAAATCTCAAATCATTTCGGATCCCTTTCACTTCTTGAATGAAAGCTGGACTCCCGCTATTTCTGTTTGTCGTTGGGTAGGAGTCACTTGTGGTTCTCGTCACCAGCGAGTGAAGTCCTTGAATCTTTCCAACATGGCTCTTACGGGCAGGATTCCGCGTAATTTTGGAAACCTCACATTTCTTGGTTCACTTGACTTGGGAAGCAACAATTTCCAGGGATATTTGCCTCAAGAAATGGCATATTTGCATCGGCTTAAGTTTCTTGATTTAAGTTTCAACAACTTTAGAGGGGAAATTCCTTGTTGGTTTGGGTTTTTACACCAACTTAAAGTTGTAAATCTTGGAAATAATAGTTTCATTGGTTCCATCCCTTCTTCATTTTCTAATATTTCCACACTTGAGACTTTGAATCTGAATTTCAATTCCATTGAGGGTGAAATCCCAGAAGTGATTGGTAGTCTTATAAACCTGAGAGTTTTAAGCTTGTATGGAAATAATCTCATAGGTTCTATTCCATCGTCACTCTCGAATGCCTCAAGGTTGGAAGCTTTAGATTTATCTCGTAATTTACTTCAAGGGAACATTCCAGAAGGGATTGGCAATCTACACAAGATGAAATTGTTGTCCATACAACATAATAAACTTACGGGTTCTATACCATTCacaattttcaatatttctagAATCGAAGTAATTGCATTTACAGACAATAGCTTATCAGGAAATCTTCCCAATGGTTTATGTAATAGTCTCTCCATACTCAATGGGCTTTATCTATCCACAAACAAACTTCGTGGTCATATGCCTACAAGCTTTTCAAACTGTTCACAACTTCACGTACTGGATTTATCAGGCAACGAGTTTGACGGACGAATACATAGTGAAATTGGAAGATTGAGTAACTTGCAGATATTGTATCTTGGAGCTAATCATTTCACAGGTACGATTCCTAGctacaaaataatcaattctTTTATGAACACTTGTATCGTTGAACTTGAACCTGCAGGAATAATTCCACAAGAGTTTGGGAATCTTGCTAACTTGGTGGATTTAGGCATGGAGGATAACAAGATTAGCGGCTCTATCCCGATCAACCTATTCAATATCTCCTCACTGCAACGTTTTGGACTATGGCGGAACAATCTCAACGGATCCTTACCACGAGAGATTGGCAACTTAACCAAGATACAGATCCTAGATCTTAGAGAAAATACATTTACTG GTGAAATACCCAAAGAGATAAGCAATATGATGGAGTTGGAGGTACTTAGTCTGGGGTTAAATAGTTTCAGTGGTTCACTTCAAATAGAGATGTTCAACAGTACTTCACGATTGAGGATAATGGCTCTTACAAACAATAATCTATCAGGAACTCTACCATCAAACATAGATTCTGTATTACCCAACATTGAAGAGCTTTATTTGGGTAAGTTAACCAATCTTGTTGGGACTATACCTCATTCTATTTCCAACTGTTCAAAACTTACTAATCTAGAGCTTTCAAACAATAAACTCACTGGCTTGATTCCCAATTCTCTTGGATATTTGGCTAATCTACAGTTCCTAAACTTGGCATCAAACAATTTAACAAGTGACTCATCATTTAGCTTCCTCACTTCCTTAACCAATTGTAGAAAGTTAACAATTCTTTTTCTATCTTCAAACCCTATAAACGGCATGCTTCCAGTATCTGCGGGAAACCTTTCCACTTCTCTTACAATGTTTTACGCCAGTTCTTGCAATATTAAAGGGCGAATTCCTAATGAAGTTGGGAACTTAAGAAACTTATTAGCGCTTGATCTTTCTGGAAACAACTTAGTTGGATCAATTCCCGCGTCAATTGGCAACTTAAGAAACCTTCAGCGCTTCAACTTGAGTGACAACAAACTTACAGGATTTATTGGAgataatatttgtaaattgcAGAATTTGGGTGCTATTTACTTGGGACAAAATCAACTTTTAGGATCTCTTCCTAATTGTTTAGGGAATGTTACTTCCCTTAGATTGATACATCTTGGTTCCAATAAATTGATTTCCAATATACCACCAAGCTTAGGGAATCTTAAGGATTTAATGGAGCTTGACTTGTCCTCAAACAACATGGTTGGTTCTTTACCACCAGAAATTGGAAATCTAAAAGCTGTGACACATGTAGATCTGTCGATGAATCAATTCTCAAAAGGAATTCCTAGGGAAATTGGAgcattgcaaaatttggagtaCCTTTCTTTGAGGCACAACAAGTTGCAAGGATCTATACCTGACTCATTCAGCAACATGGTAAGTTTGGGATACCTAGACATTTCACATAATAATGTATCGGGAACTATACCCATGTCTTTGGAGAAACTACAATACCTCAAGTATTTCAATGTTTCTGTCAACAAGCTGTACGGTGAAATACCCTCGGGGGGTCCTTTCAAGAACCTCTCGAGTCAATTTTTCATCGACAATGAAGCATTGTGTGGTTCTTCAAGGTTTAGTGTTCCACCGTGCCCCACATCATCAAAGCATAGatcaaataggaaaaaaatgcTTGTTCTATTTCTTGTGCTGGGAATCGCACTTGTACTGGTTCCTATTATCTTTCTGTTTGTATGGATAAGGTATACAAGAGTTAAAAGTGATCCTCAACAAGCTGATTCATTGTCTACCGCAACAACAGAAAGAATTTCATACTATGAACTGCTCCAAGCAACTGAGTCACTTAGCGAGAGTAATCTGATTGGTTCTGGAAGTTTTGGCTCTGTTTACAAAGGCGTTCTCAGAAGTGGGACTGCCATTGCAGCTAAAGTGTTCAATCTGCAACTGGAAGCGGCATTCAAGAGTTTTGATACAGAATGTGAAGTTTTGCGCAGCCTTCGCCATAGGAATCTCGTGAAAGTCATCACTAGTTGCTCCAACCTTGATTTTAAGGCTTTAGTGCTCCAGTATATGCCTAATGGAAGTCTTGACAAGTATTTGTATTCGCACAACTACTTCCTAGACATCAGCCAGAGATTAAGCATTATGATAGATGTGGCATGTGCGTTGGAATATCTCCATCACGGATGCTCCTCGCCCGTGATTCACTGTGATCTAAAGCCTAGTAACGTCTTGCTGGATGAGGATATGGTTGCCCACCTAAGTGACTTTGGTATTTCAAAACTGCTCGGTGAAGATGAGAACGATTTATACACTAAAACCTTAGCAACATTTGGTTATATAGCACCGG AGTATGGAATGGATGGACTGGTGTCAATAAAATGTGATGTCTATAGTTATGGGATTATGTTGCTGGAAACATTTACTAGGAGAAAGCCTAGTGAGTTTGAGGGAGATCTTAGCTTGAAGCAATGGGTGAGTTATTCACTCCCAGAGGCAGTAATGAACGTTGTAGATGCCAATTTGGTAACACCAATGGATCATCGCTTACAGAAGAAGCTACATATCGTTGCATCAATCATGAAAGTGGCATTAGATTGTTGTGTTGAATCTCCGGCAACAAGGACAAACATGAAAGATGTTGTAGGGATGCTACAGAAGATCAAGATTCAACTTCTTGCATGTTGA